The following proteins are encoded in a genomic region of Desulfurococcaceae archaeon:
- a CDS encoding V-type ATP synthase subunit E gives MSSELRRAILGKAEEEARKIIHSAEEEARRIVDEAYRLKQQEIVKEKEKVVKEVNYEARIAEARLKARMLIAEAKSNMLKMLESSVREYLDRLNPQQRERSLSSLMKEAVRALLEDLGAGSEIVVYVSGADLETARKVAGVISTELGIRIDIRELNISGGVIASSLDGSVIVDNSYEARLKKIIKASLSEISREVFGL, from the coding sequence ATGTCGTCAGAGCTGAGAAGAGCTATCTTGGGCAAGGCAGAGGAAGAAGCAAGAAAGATAATCCATAGTGCCGAAGAGGAGGCAAGGAGAATCGTTGACGAAGCATACAGGTTAAAGCAGCAGGAAATAGTCAAGGAAAAGGAAAAGGTTGTCAAGGAAGTGAATTACGAAGCTAGAATCGCAGAAGCCCGTTTAAAGGCCCGGATGCTTATAGCCGAAGCTAAAAGCAATATGCTAAAAATGCTTGAGAGCTCTGTGAGGGAATACTTAGATAGATTAAACCCGCAACAGCGGGAACGATCGCTCTCAAGCCTCATGAAAGAGGCCGTCAGGGCACTGCTAGAAGATCTCGGCGCGGGCAGTGAAATCGTGGTATATGTGTCAGGAGCGGACCTAGAAACAGCTAGGAAAGTTGCAGGCGTTATTTCCACGGAGCTCGGCATACGCATCGATATTAGGGAACTAAACATCTCGGGGGGTGTAATAGCCTCTTCACTTGATGGAAGCGTGATTGTAGACAATAGCTACGAAGCGAGACTGAAGAAGATCATTAAGGCGTCCCTCAGCGAGATTAGTAGAGAGGTATTCGGCTTATGA
- a CDS encoding V-type ATP synthase subunit B has protein sequence MSSLHLITKSTREILSVRGSLVFVKALKGAKYGEIVELEVEGDTRLGQIIDVSKDIAIVQIFGSSAGISPGKTVVRLRGEVLRLGVSTDMLGRIFDGLGKPIDGGPSIVPEEYLDIHGEPLNPALRIPPSEFIETGISVIDGLLTLVRGQKLPIFSGSGLPHNRIAMQIVRQAAVKGVEEKFVVVFGAIGVTYEEAYYFLTELKSMGALDRTIAFIAPASAPTVEKLALPRVALTAAEFLAWRYNMHVLTILTDMTNYCEGLREISAAREEVPGRRGYPGYMYTDLATMYERAGRVMGKMGSMTIMPILTMPDDDITHPIPDLTGYITEGQIVLSRDMWRKGVYPPVDVFLSLSRLMKEGIGRGKTREDHREVFAQLYAAYAEGQYLRELSAIVGMESLTPRDKKYLEFADQFERRFINQHEYERRTVEETLDIGWELLAILPEEELKQITPDTLRKYHPRYRSKQV, from the coding sequence ATGTCTTCTCTCCACCTAATCACAAAGTCTACTAGGGAAATCCTAAGCGTTAGGGGTTCGCTGGTTTTCGTAAAAGCCTTAAAAGGAGCTAAGTACGGCGAGATAGTGGAGCTGGAAGTAGAAGGGGATACGAGGCTGGGGCAAATAATAGACGTTAGCAAGGACATCGCCATCGTTCAAATATTCGGCTCCTCCGCGGGCATTTCACCGGGAAAAACAGTCGTTAGACTGCGCGGAGAAGTCCTAAGGCTCGGAGTCTCAACTGACATGCTTGGAAGGATATTTGACGGCCTTGGAAAGCCCATAGACGGCGGGCCATCTATAGTACCCGAAGAGTACCTTGACATTCACGGAGAGCCCTTAAACCCCGCGCTAAGAATCCCGCCTTCGGAATTCATAGAAACGGGCATATCGGTTATAGACGGCTTGCTGACCCTGGTAAGAGGTCAGAAACTCCCAATTTTTAGTGGCTCAGGGCTTCCACACAACAGGATAGCAATGCAAATTGTTAGGCAGGCAGCAGTTAAGGGGGTGGAGGAAAAGTTCGTCGTCGTCTTCGGAGCTATTGGCGTCACGTACGAGGAAGCGTACTACTTCTTAACGGAGCTCAAGTCTATGGGGGCTCTAGACAGGACAATAGCGTTCATAGCGCCTGCTTCAGCACCAACTGTAGAGAAGCTCGCCCTACCGAGAGTGGCGCTTACAGCTGCCGAGTTTCTTGCATGGAGATACAACATGCATGTACTGACAATACTAACCGACATGACCAACTACTGTGAAGGATTAAGAGAAATATCAGCTGCCAGAGAGGAGGTCCCAGGTAGGCGCGGGTATCCAGGCTACATGTACACGGACCTAGCCACAATGTACGAGAGAGCTGGCAGAGTGATGGGCAAGATGGGCAGCATGACGATAATGCCAATACTAACAATGCCGGACGACGACATAACGCACCCAATACCAGACTTAACGGGCTACATAACGGAGGGCCAGATAGTACTATCTAGGGATATGTGGAGGAAGGGGGTATATCCGCCCGTAGACGTCTTCTTGTCGTTATCAAGGCTTATGAAAGAGGGTATTGGGCGGGGGAAGACGAGAGAAGACCATAGAGAAGTGTTCGCGCAGCTTTACGCCGCGTACGCGGAAGGCCAGTACCTTAGAGAACTATCTGCTATAGTTGGTATGGAGTCTCTAACACCCAGAGACAAGAAGTACCTCGAATTCGCGGACCAGTTTGAAAGGAGGTTCATTAATCAGCATGAATATGAAAGAAGAACAGTCGAGGAGACTCTCGACATAGGTTGGGAGCTACTAGCAATACTGCCAGAAGAGGAACTCAAACAGATAACGCCGGATACTTTACGGAAGTATCATCCAAGATATAGATCTAAACAGGTTTAA
- a CDS encoding ATPase, which yields MAFDIGTAIAYLGPPIAEGLAVMGTTLGIQKAASVGLSVISEDPKMVARVYALAFLPATQTMVYGLGYLFLVYSMLKTYVEMHGNVPLHVAMGLLGLSIFVGLAEFGSALKQGEVCADGVAQLIKTGGKLFPSTIVLAAYEELFGILGLAFGFLISSMLLAV from the coding sequence ATGGCTTTTGACATAGGTACAGCAATAGCTTACCTGGGTCCGCCCATAGCTGAAGGCCTAGCAGTAATGGGAACAACCCTAGGCATACAAAAAGCAGCATCGGTAGGCCTCTCGGTAATCTCTGAAGATCCGAAAATGGTAGCCAGGGTATACGCGCTAGCGTTCTTACCAGCTACGCAAACGATGGTATACGGCCTCGGCTACCTATTCCTAGTATACTCGATGCTTAAAACCTATGTAGAAATGCATGGTAACGTGCCGCTACACGTAGCAATGGGCTTGTTGGGGCTGAGTATCTTCGTCGGGCTAGCGGAGTTCGGATCTGCGTTGAAACAAGGTGAAGTTTGCGCTGATGGTGTAGCACAGCTAATCAAAACAGGGGGTAAACTGTTTCCATCCACGATAGTGCTGGCCGCGTACGAAGAGCTGTTCGGCATACTAGGGCTTGCCTTCGGCTTCCTAATATCTTCAATGCTACTAGCGGTTTAG
- a CDS encoding MBL fold metallo-hydrolase, with protein sequence MELTVISDDKIGRKGLVAKHSLSILVVRNLESYLFGMGIDPGVLEHNSKELGIGLDTVDYVVVSHEHTPHYGGYRYISAEAPFTDVFIPYGASESLGRLFARNGLKPREVRAWTQLSEGVYLSKPFYGPPYEHFMVFEHGKGLVVLSGCMHPGVTALSSISEFLRKGIYAIVGGFHLANAPSTIVESYTKYLIDVVKPRLVIPLHCSGNEFVNKLRETGLVEVAELSTGDEFRM encoded by the coding sequence ATGGAGCTTACCGTAATATCGGATGATAAGATAGGCAGGAAAGGGCTCGTCGCGAAGCACTCGCTTTCAATCCTCGTTGTGAGAAACCTAGAATCCTATTTATTTGGAATGGGTATCGATCCCGGCGTGTTGGAGCACAATTCCAAGGAACTGGGCATTGGTCTAGACACTGTAGACTACGTGGTAGTATCGCACGAGCACACACCTCACTACGGAGGCTACCGCTACATTTCCGCGGAAGCTCCATTTACAGATGTGTTCATACCCTACGGAGCCTCAGAGTCCCTCGGTAGGCTTTTCGCGCGGAATGGTCTCAAACCCAGAGAGGTAAGAGCGTGGACCCAGCTAAGCGAAGGAGTTTACCTGTCTAAGCCCTTTTATGGACCGCCATATGAACACTTCATGGTGTTTGAACATGGGAAAGGATTAGTGGTTCTTTCCGGGTGCATGCATCCGGGGGTGACAGCGTTGTCCAGCATATCCGAGTTCCTCCGCAAAGGGATATACGCTATCGTTGGTGGATTTCACTTAGCAAACGCGCCCAGCACCATAGTGGAGTCTTACACTAAGTACTTAATAGACGTGGTTAAGCCGAGACTAGTTATTCCACTACACTGTAGCGGCAACGAGTTCGTCAATAAGCTCAGGGAAACGGGATTAGTGGAGGTCGCAGAACTCTCTACGGGTGATGAATTCAGAATGTAG
- a CDS encoding diphthine--ammonia ligase: MSSAVVLFTGGKDSVYALHRAVKEGLEVRALATVTPHYKYSMLYHQPNYLSLLAQAQALSTPLETIGLYNPEYEVEALKHLLGRVKKKYGVGTIVTGSVKSRFQLRVFNEVANRLGLKIYAPCWGISELEYMKELLGSGIEFMVISITSMGIPHYLLGKVFDINDLEKLMKLAEKYGFNISFEGGEAETLAVNAPLFKYRLVIYGKRVVVSEFEGYFQVEKVVLAKK; this comes from the coding sequence TTGAGTAGTGCAGTAGTGCTGTTCACTGGTGGAAAGGATTCCGTTTATGCCTTGCACCGCGCAGTTAAGGAAGGCTTAGAGGTAAGGGCACTTGCTACGGTTACACCTCACTATAAGTACTCGATGCTATACCATCAACCGAACTACTTAAGTCTACTAGCGCAGGCACAGGCGCTTTCAACACCCCTTGAAACCATCGGGCTCTATAACCCGGAGTACGAGGTTGAGGCCTTAAAGCACCTACTTGGCAGAGTTAAGAAGAAGTATGGCGTTGGTACCATAGTAACGGGGAGCGTTAAAAGCCGGTTCCAGCTCAGGGTGTTCAACGAGGTTGCCAACCGGCTTGGTTTAAAGATCTACGCGCCTTGTTGGGGTATTAGTGAACTAGAGTACATGAAAGAGCTCCTCGGCAGTGGCATCGAGTTCATGGTTATCTCCATAACGTCCATGGGTATACCGCATTACTTGCTAGGTAAGGTATTTGACATTAACGATCTGGAAAAGCTAATGAAGCTCGCCGAGAAATACGGGTTCAATATCTCTTTTGAAGGTGGTGAAGCAGAAACCCTCGCTGTAAACGCCCCTTTATTTAAGTACAGGCTCGTCATCTATGGGAAAAGAGTCGTCGTATCCGAGTTCGAAGGTTACTTCCAAGTGGAAAAAGTTGTTCTTGCCAAAAAGTAG
- a CDS encoding V-type ATP synthase subunit A, which translates to MEALGRIYRVAGPLVVAEGLKPMMYEVVYVGEEGLIGEVIAIRGDKTYIQVYEDTTGLTPGEKVIATGKLLSAELGPGLIGSIYDGLQRPEKVIGEATKSIFIRRGLKIPALDRNKKWYFRRERDLSPGEKVEGGDIVGYVEETPVVVHRVMIPPGVSGNLKWIASDGDYTVEDVVAIVEKEGTTYEVKLYQVWPIRISRPFKSKLDPGEPLIVGLRVIDYMFPLSKGGKAAVPGGFGTGKTVALQEITKWSHADIAIFVGCGERGNEMSDALTSFLKLMDPRRNRPMMERSVFIANTSNMPVAARETSVFLGITIGEYFRDMGYNVIMVADSTSRWAEAMREISGRMEEMPGEEGFPAYLSSRLAEFYERAGRVIAIGRPERVGSLTLIGAISPPGGDFSEPVVRSTVRYVQSFYALDYSLATRRHFPAVNWLLSYSLYVPYVREWWNKLTNGEWEVFREIAMKILQREAELSDIVRIVGPEALPEDDKLVLEVARMIKEDFLQQSAYVPTDAYSPPEKGHLIMKAIILFYNKAKEAVSRGVPVARIREFKCRTMIARMKYYTLDELRERVFREVVDTIETEFSELLR; encoded by the coding sequence GTGGAAGCGCTCGGAAGGATATATAGAGTCGCGGGGCCTTTAGTCGTAGCCGAGGGCCTTAAACCAATGATGTACGAGGTTGTCTACGTTGGCGAAGAAGGGCTTATCGGCGAGGTCATCGCTATTAGAGGGGACAAGACCTATATCCAAGTCTACGAAGACACGACAGGCCTTACTCCCGGCGAAAAAGTCATCGCCACAGGTAAACTCCTCTCAGCGGAGCTCGGTCCAGGCCTCATAGGATCGATATACGATGGCCTTCAAAGACCCGAAAAAGTGATTGGAGAAGCGACGAAAAGCATCTTTATCAGAAGAGGGCTCAAAATACCTGCACTGGATAGGAACAAGAAGTGGTATTTCAGGAGAGAAAGAGACCTGAGCCCCGGAGAGAAGGTTGAAGGCGGCGACATAGTGGGCTACGTCGAGGAAACGCCGGTAGTGGTGCACAGAGTTATGATACCTCCAGGTGTTTCCGGAAACTTGAAGTGGATAGCGAGTGACGGTGATTACACCGTTGAAGACGTGGTGGCCATTGTCGAGAAGGAGGGTACCACGTACGAGGTCAAGCTTTACCAAGTTTGGCCAATAAGGATATCTAGACCCTTCAAGTCCAAACTAGACCCCGGGGAACCCCTAATAGTGGGTCTTAGAGTCATAGACTACATGTTCCCACTATCTAAGGGAGGTAAGGCGGCTGTTCCGGGGGGTTTTGGCACTGGTAAGACCGTTGCACTACAAGAAATCACTAAGTGGAGTCATGCAGATATTGCAATATTTGTGGGCTGCGGTGAAAGAGGTAATGAGATGAGCGACGCTCTTACGAGCTTCCTCAAGCTCATGGACCCAAGGAGGAATAGGCCGATGATGGAAAGGTCCGTTTTTATCGCTAACACTAGTAACATGCCCGTTGCTGCCAGAGAGACGAGCGTCTTCCTCGGGATCACTATAGGAGAATACTTCAGGGACATGGGCTACAACGTCATAATGGTTGCGGACTCCACTAGTAGGTGGGCCGAGGCGATGAGGGAAATTAGCGGTAGAATGGAGGAGATGCCCGGCGAGGAGGGGTTCCCTGCATACTTGTCCTCCAGGCTCGCTGAATTCTACGAAAGAGCCGGCAGGGTCATCGCAATCGGTAGACCCGAGAGGGTTGGGAGCTTGACATTAATAGGCGCCATATCCCCGCCCGGAGGGGACTTCAGCGAGCCCGTTGTTAGAAGCACTGTAAGGTACGTGCAAAGCTTCTACGCCCTAGACTACTCCCTCGCAACTAGAAGGCACTTCCCCGCAGTAAACTGGCTTCTAAGTTACAGCCTCTACGTGCCGTACGTCAGGGAATGGTGGAACAAGCTTACGAACGGCGAATGGGAGGTCTTCAGAGAAATCGCCATGAAGATTCTTCAGAGAGAGGCAGAGTTGAGCGATATAGTTAGGATAGTTGGCCCAGAGGCGCTGCCCGAAGACGATAAGCTGGTGCTCGAAGTCGCGAGGATGATCAAAGAAGACTTCCTGCAGCAAAGCGCCTATGTGCCCACGGATGCGTATTCGCCACCGGAAAAAGGCCACCTGATAATGAAGGCGATAATATTGTTCTATAACAAAGCCAAAGAAGCGGTATCGAGGGGTGTACCCGTAGCGAGGATAAGGGAATTCAAGTGCAGGACCATGATCGCGAGAATGAAGTACTACACGCTCGATGAACTCAGGGAAAGGGTATTCAGAGAGGTCGTGGATACCATAGAGACGGAGTTTTCAGAGCTCCTGAGGTGA
- a CDS encoding V-type ATP synthase subunit F, which translates to MLSQFRVSGKRIVAIVKPDLAPLIRILGIEDVVEVYNEAEVLEVFKRIIMSENVGIILIQKRLVEGAPSDVLEDVHSRLYPVLITLPDSVEDLKKNPIEVYRDLVRRFIGFEVHL; encoded by the coding sequence GTGCTCTCACAGTTTAGGGTATCCGGGAAAAGGATCGTCGCGATCGTAAAGCCCGATCTTGCACCGTTGATAAGGATCCTAGGCATCGAGGATGTGGTTGAAGTCTACAATGAAGCTGAAGTCCTTGAAGTCTTTAAAAGAATAATCATGTCCGAGAATGTTGGCATCATACTGATACAAAAACGGCTCGTTGAGGGGGCTCCAAGCGACGTGCTCGAAGACGTTCATTCTAGGCTATACCCAGTATTAATTACCTTACCGGATAGCGTGGAAGATCTAAAAAAGAATCCCATAGAGGTCTACAGGGACCTAGTTAGAAGGTTTATTGGGTTTGAAGTACATCTGTGA
- a CDS encoding DUF61 family protein, with protein MIDVVEKMFQAELRIANKHLPVTRKSLAQLLSEIVPHVVCRDGSVHVFRRSELKKLREHVRDEEAQQIFLPIIIHVRADMDTLTGFVENELEATVIRRILGLEHLPEGKPKKLFLYKPQLYELRYRFSTIFQIAIVADLDSVDTPPTDSYSLSPL; from the coding sequence TTGATTGATGTCGTTGAAAAAATGTTCCAAGCGGAATTAAGGATCGCAAACAAACACCTACCGGTAACTAGGAAAAGTCTCGCACAACTTCTAAGTGAAATAGTGCCTCATGTTGTCTGCAGGGACGGGTCCGTTCACGTGTTTAGACGCAGTGAACTTAAAAAGCTTAGAGAGCACGTGAGGGATGAGGAGGCTCAGCAGATCTTCCTCCCCATCATCATACATGTTAGAGCGGACATGGACACCCTAACGGGTTTCGTAGAAAACGAGCTCGAAGCCACGGTCATTAGGCGCATTTTAGGATTAGAACATCTCCCAGAAGGCAAGCCCAAGAAGCTCTTTCTCTATAAACCTCAGCTGTATGAGTTAAGGTACAGGTTTTCAACTATATTTCAAATAGCCATTGTAGCGGACCTAGACTCCGTAGATACTCCACCAACCGATAGCTACTCGCTCAGTCCTTTGTAA